The Streptomyces sp. Alt3 genome has a segment encoding these proteins:
- a CDS encoding MFS transporter, protein MSHSPSPAAAGRPWYLATLGGLASYLDSGVLFATALSISLWQGQFGLSAWSVGAITAALTVSIGIGSLVGGHVGDRFGRKRVYSADLIVFAFGLLWLIFAANEPMLYVGVVLTGLAAGADLPASLALVGESAPAAKRGRMVSYAQLMWGLGIIVVQVVAKLTAFSGTLMPRILFGQLLLVALVTWALRQRLPESEVWVAERERRNGKKDRSWALLMRLPILGGLAFTTAFYLLSTVMTQFFGNFGPYAMISLFHFDLPTVTSIMVMIGPVGLVCGIVFMRLVDHRTARTAMFAVGAVVQLAGLLLLVVLPLDATVFVICFMVVIAGASFAGEGNYKVWSQEIFPTSLRGTAQGISFGIARIGAAAFTVVSPTLLHNDPKIVLTILLVATTVAMGLGFLFQPRDSGRTIEQIDAAFAPGPMERHSAGEATREHPTTAEQTT, encoded by the coding sequence ATGTCCCACTCGCCCTCCCCCGCTGCAGCCGGACGCCCCTGGTACCTGGCCACACTCGGAGGACTCGCCTCCTATCTCGACAGCGGCGTGCTTTTCGCGACCGCGCTGTCCATCTCACTCTGGCAGGGCCAGTTCGGCCTGAGCGCGTGGTCGGTCGGAGCGATCACTGCCGCCCTCACCGTGTCCATCGGCATCGGGTCGCTGGTCGGCGGACACGTCGGAGACCGCTTCGGGCGCAAGCGGGTCTACTCCGCGGACCTGATCGTCTTCGCCTTCGGCCTCCTGTGGCTGATTTTCGCGGCCAATGAGCCGATGCTCTACGTCGGCGTCGTCCTGACCGGCCTGGCGGCCGGCGCCGACCTGCCCGCCTCGCTAGCCCTGGTCGGGGAGAGCGCTCCGGCCGCCAAGCGCGGACGCATGGTCTCCTACGCGCAGTTGATGTGGGGTCTCGGCATCATCGTGGTGCAGGTCGTCGCCAAGCTCACCGCCTTCAGCGGCACGCTCATGCCCCGGATCCTGTTCGGCCAGTTGCTCTTGGTCGCCTTGGTCACCTGGGCGCTGCGCCAACGGCTGCCCGAGTCCGAGGTCTGGGTCGCCGAGCGGGAACGTAGGAACGGGAAGAAGGATCGCTCCTGGGCCCTGCTGATGCGCCTGCCCATCCTCGGCGGCCTTGCGTTCACCACCGCGTTCTACCTACTGAGCACCGTCATGACGCAGTTCTTCGGCAACTTCGGTCCGTACGCCATGATCAGCCTGTTCCACTTCGACCTGCCCACCGTCACGTCGATCATGGTCATGATCGGCCCCGTCGGCCTCGTCTGCGGCATCGTCTTCATGCGCCTGGTCGACCATCGCACAGCCCGGACCGCCATGTTCGCCGTCGGTGCCGTAGTGCAGCTCGCCGGTCTGCTTCTCCTCGTCGTCCTCCCGCTGGATGCGACCGTCTTCGTCATCTGTTTCATGGTCGTGATCGCGGGCGCCAGCTTCGCCGGCGAAGGCAACTACAAGGTCTGGTCCCAGGAGATCTTCCCGACCTCACTGCGCGGCACGGCCCAGGGAATCAGCTTCGGCATCGCCCGCATAGGAGCCGCGGCCTTCACCGTTGTCTCCCCCACTCTGCTCCACAACGACCCCAAGATCGTGCTCACGATTCTTCTGGTGGCCACCACCGTCGCCATGGGGCTCGGATTCCTCTTCCAACCGCGCGACTCTGGCCGCACGATCGAGCAGATCGACGCCGCCTTCGCCCCCGGGCCCATGGAGAGGCACAGCGCCGGAGAAGCCACCCGTGAGCACCCCACCACGGCTGAGCAGACCACCTGA
- a CDS encoding glycoside hydrolase family 3 protein: MTEPAYPPRTWEATPETGRAGLPSIGAVDPAARARLTAGASGWATLAEPRLGLEPVTLVDGPLGLVSPTFDERDTSLLLPSGIALGATWDPDVVRTVAAAEASEARRKGFDAVYGPNLNLARTGLSGRTFEMLSEDPLLAGLLGAAFVQGMQGQGVASVPKHLVANDTETERQRMSSEVDDTALREVYLRPFELAVQAGAWALMAAYNRLNGVPCAANADLLDIVKAEWGFDGLVLSDYFALHETPGPALAGCDLEMPGPAIHFGHRLAEAVERGEVPQERVDDAVTRLLRLARRVGRLDGGAGRAVVRTEEYVPAERAHEILVRAASASFVLVRNEDSLLPLAPHGLTRLAVIGPNADRPCYQGATFGRVRPADDAATPLEAIRARFGPTCEIVHERGVDTTPAVSLGALPVTTPDGEPGVLLEHFRGGTRVLAETRGDSSFIWFGQVPDVGPTTEPGRLRLTAVLTPDEDGPWTIGVGGSGDTVLTVEGRRLAHRPAPAPGDLMGQIARAETVTGTVDLRGGKPVTVVAEMTTEGGRVQALTVSAAPPRTPDALERAVRTAEEADTVVLVVGDELRSSRESRDLEDSSLPAEQRELIRRVACANPRTVVVVNAGRPVDAPWADDVAAVLQTWFAGQGYGEALARVLAGDDEPGGRMPVTVPRTDADRSTHGEALDVNLTRNYTPAEPTGYRHLLGIGTSARFAFGAGQGYTTWRYAHATLIRTEGGSGSLAVRLRVANTGERTGRDVVQVYVRAPGETDARLAGFTGVALAAGESAEVRVRLDSRTWLRWDTESAGWRTPVGVYQVLIGRSAEDIEHTLTRIVPAPR; encoded by the coding sequence ATGACCGAGCCGGCATACCCCCCGAGAACCTGGGAAGCCACCCCGGAGACCGGCCGCGCCGGTCTGCCGTCAATCGGTGCTGTCGACCCTGCCGCCCGCGCTCGGCTCACCGCCGGTGCCTCAGGTTGGGCCACGCTCGCCGAACCCCGTCTCGGGTTGGAGCCCGTCACGCTGGTCGATGGGCCGCTCGGCCTGGTCAGCCCAACCTTCGACGAACGCGATACCTCCCTGTTGCTGCCCAGCGGCATTGCCCTCGGTGCCACCTGGGACCCCGACGTCGTCCGCACAGTTGCCGCCGCGGAGGCGTCCGAGGCCCGCCGAAAGGGCTTCGACGCTGTCTACGGTCCCAACCTCAACCTCGCTCGCACCGGACTGTCCGGCCGTACCTTCGAGATGCTTTCCGAGGACCCGCTGCTGGCCGGGCTGCTCGGCGCTGCCTTCGTTCAAGGCATGCAGGGCCAAGGCGTGGCCTCGGTCCCGAAACACCTCGTCGCCAACGACACCGAGACCGAGCGGCAGCGCATGAGTAGCGAGGTGGACGACACCGCGCTGCGCGAGGTGTATCTGAGGCCCTTCGAACTTGCAGTCCAAGCCGGGGCCTGGGCCCTGATGGCGGCCTACAACCGGCTCAACGGGGTGCCCTGCGCCGCCAACGCCGACCTGCTGGACATCGTCAAGGCGGAGTGGGGCTTCGACGGCCTGGTCCTCTCCGACTACTTCGCCCTGCACGAGACCCCCGGCCCGGCTCTCGCCGGCTGTGACCTGGAGATGCCCGGCCCGGCTATCCACTTCGGTCACCGTCTCGCCGAGGCCGTCGAACGCGGGGAGGTGCCGCAGGAGCGGGTCGACGACGCGGTGACCCGACTGCTGCGCCTGGCCCGGCGCGTCGGCCGGCTCGACGGCGGCGCCGGACGCGCCGTAGTCCGCACCGAGGAGTACGTGCCCGCCGAACGTGCCCACGAGATCCTGGTACGCGCCGCCTCCGCCTCTTTCGTCCTGGTGCGCAACGAGGACAGCCTGCTACCCCTTGCCCCGCACGGTCTCACACGGCTCGCCGTCATCGGTCCCAACGCTGACCGCCCCTGTTACCAGGGCGCGACCTTCGGCCGGGTGCGCCCGGCCGACGATGCCGCCACCCCCCTCGAAGCAATCCGTGCACGCTTCGGACCGACCTGCGAGATCGTCCACGAGCGCGGCGTCGACACCACGCCCGCGGTCTCCCTGGGCGCCTTGCCGGTCACCACACCTGACGGCGAACCAGGAGTCCTGCTGGAACACTTCCGGGGCGGCACCCGCGTACTCGCCGAGACCCGCGGCGACAGCTCCTTCATCTGGTTCGGGCAGGTACCGGACGTAGGCCCGACCACCGAGCCGGGCAGGCTGCGCCTGACCGCCGTTCTCACACCGGACGAGGACGGCCCGTGGACGATCGGAGTGGGGGGATCCGGTGACACCGTGCTCACCGTCGAAGGCCGACGACTGGCTCACCGGCCCGCCCCCGCGCCGGGCGACCTCATGGGCCAGATCGCCCGGGCCGAGACCGTCACCGGCACCGTCGACCTGCGGGGCGGGAAACCCGTCACCGTAGTTGCCGAGATGACTACCGAGGGCGGGCGGGTCCAAGCCCTCACCGTCAGCGCCGCGCCCCCGCGTACACCGGACGCGCTGGAGCGCGCCGTACGCACCGCGGAGGAGGCCGACACCGTCGTCCTCGTCGTCGGCGACGAACTGCGCTCCTCCCGCGAAAGCCGCGACCTCGAGGACTCCTCCCTCCCCGCCGAGCAGCGGGAGCTGATCCGGCGGGTGGCGTGTGCCAACCCGCGCACCGTCGTCGTCGTCAACGCCGGCCGGCCCGTCGACGCCCCCTGGGCCGACGACGTCGCCGCCGTGTTGCAGACCTGGTTCGCCGGACAGGGATACGGTGAGGCGCTCGCCCGCGTCTTGGCTGGAGACGACGAGCCCGGCGGCCGTATGCCAGTTACCGTCCCCCGTACTGACGCCGACCGCTCCACACATGGTGAGGCCCTCGACGTGAACCTCACCCGCAACTACACACCCGCCGAACCGACCGGTTACCGCCACCTCCTGGGCATCGGCACTTCCGCGCGCTTCGCCTTCGGCGCCGGTCAGGGCTACACCACCTGGCGTTATGCCCATGCCACGCTCATCAGGACGGAGGGCGGTTCGGGGTCGTTGGCGGTGCGCCTGAGGGTGGCCAACACGGGTGAGCGGACCGGTCGGGACGTCGTGCAAGTGTATGTTCGGGCGCCCGGTGAGACCGACGCCCGACTGGCCGGCTTCACCGGGGTCGCCCTGGCGGCGGGGGAGTCCGCCGAGGTGCGAGTGCGCCTGGACAGCCGTACCTGGTTGCGGTGGGACACGGAGTCGGCCGGCTGGCGGACTCCGGTGGGTGTCTACCAGGTCCTGATCGGCCGGTCCGCCGAGGATATCGAGCACACCCTCACTCGGATTGTCCCCGCGCCCCGCTGA
- a CDS encoding NADPH-dependent FMN reductase has translation MSHLVVGIGGTTRVGSSSELAVRTALAAAEVRGARTLHFGGDFLAALPHFAPERPDRSKEQRQLVEAVRQADGIVIGSPGYHGGISGLVKNAVDLLEDLRDDTRVYFDGRAVGLVVTAAGWQACGTTLSALRNVVHAMRGWPTPLGVTLNSGQGPLFTPDGTCTDKTAAAQLDLLGHQVHEFAARFSAPAPAVQAA, from the coding sequence ATGAGCCACCTCGTCGTCGGCATCGGCGGCACCACCCGCGTCGGCTCCAGCAGCGAACTCGCCGTCCGCACCGCCCTGGCCGCCGCCGAGGTACGCGGCGCCCGCACCCTGCACTTCGGCGGCGACTTCCTCGCAGCCCTCCCCCACTTCGCCCCCGAACGCCCCGACCGCAGCAAGGAACAGCGGCAGTTGGTCGAGGCGGTGCGCCAAGCCGACGGGATCGTCATCGGCTCACCTGGCTACCACGGCGGGATCTCCGGCCTGGTCAAAAATGCCGTCGACCTCCTGGAGGACCTCCGCGACGACACCCGCGTCTACTTCGACGGCCGAGCCGTCGGCCTGGTCGTCACCGCCGCCGGCTGGCAGGCATGCGGCACCACACTCTCCGCCCTGCGCAACGTCGTGCATGCCATGCGCGGCTGGCCCACCCCGCTGGGTGTCACCCTCAACTCGGGCCAGGGCCCCCTGTTCACTCCCGACGGCACCTGCACTGACAAGACCGCCGCGGCCCAGCTCGATCTCCTCGGTCACCAGGTACACGAGTTCGCCGCCCGTTTCAGCGCACCGGCCCCGGCCGTGCAGGCCGCCTGA
- a CDS encoding alpha/beta hydrolase fold domain-containing protein, whose amino-acid sequence MPLNPFLAKKSHLLEGLGWADLQSDPEAMARFTEYFRDPDQWTMPDVSVEDRKVPGPHGEVPVRIYSPRDTSHGAVLWLHGGGFSSGDLDMPEAHLVSAELAARARTSVVSVDYRLAVDGTHYPVPVDDAHAAWLWLAGEWSARSGPICLGGASAGAALALSTAIRLRDRDELRPAALLLAYPFVHFPAPALDETAAARMRDVPQLLRFTTESIEHMVHTYAGRLTDLPPDAMPGAANLAGLPPTGLVLSEYDDLRPSGDLLARQLEESGVPVRTYLATGMMHGHLNRGPSLEEVDRSLDFFVATLLGRPPALDE is encoded by the coding sequence ATGCCACTCAACCCCTTCCTCGCCAAGAAGTCACACCTTCTGGAGGGACTCGGCTGGGCGGACCTTCAGTCCGACCCGGAGGCCATGGCCCGCTTCACGGAGTACTTCCGCGATCCCGATCAGTGGACCATGCCGGACGTCTCGGTTGAAGACCGCAAGGTGCCGGGCCCGCACGGAGAAGTACCCGTGCGCATCTACAGTCCACGCGACACGTCTCACGGCGCGGTGCTCTGGCTTCACGGTGGTGGGTTCTCGAGCGGGGATCTCGACATGCCGGAGGCACACCTCGTGTCCGCCGAGCTCGCCGCCCGCGCCCGGACATCGGTGGTGTCCGTCGACTATCGACTGGCCGTTGACGGCACCCACTACCCGGTTCCCGTCGACGACGCGCACGCCGCGTGGCTCTGGCTCGCCGGGGAGTGGTCGGCTCGATCCGGCCCGATCTGCCTCGGAGGTGCCAGCGCGGGAGCCGCGCTCGCCCTGTCCACGGCGATCCGGCTACGCGACCGGGACGAACTCCGTCCAGCCGCCCTACTGCTCGCCTATCCCTTCGTCCACTTTCCAGCACCGGCCCTGGACGAGACGGCGGCGGCCAGAATGCGGGACGTACCACAGCTTCTGCGGTTCACCACCGAGTCCATCGAGCACATGGTGCACACCTATGCGGGCCGCCTGACCGATCTGCCCCCTGACGCGATGCCCGGGGCGGCGAATCTCGCCGGTCTCCCCCCGACCGGCCTCGTCCTCTCCGAGTACGACGACCTCCGGCCGTCCGGCGACCTGCTCGCCCGACAGCTGGAGGAATCAGGAGTCCCGGTCCGGACCTACCTCGCGACGGGCATGATGCACGGGCACCTGAACCGTGGCCCGTCACTCGAAGAGGTCGACCGTTCGCTCGACTTCTTCGTGGCCACGCTGCTGGGCCGACCGCCCGCCCTCGACGAGTGA
- a CDS encoding TetR/AcrR family transcriptional regulator: MSSSSEQSSATHGIRAPKQERSQRSFELALDTTLELLAEKGYAGFALTEVSKRSGVSIGSIYTRVDGRDDLLRAAQSRFQERMLAEHRSLAEPDRWVGVPLEELLPRLIAEFAELLERQGRVLGAFLQRGAVDPEVARAGKVSYFDIRDRFIGLLLSRRDEISHPDPVRAVGSCFTTVYAALARGLALDVAVEAAEGTDMSTLLEDLGAMTLAFLRTDAA; this comes from the coding sequence GTGTCTTCATCTTCCGAGCAGTCCTCAGCAACGCACGGCATCCGAGCTCCCAAGCAGGAGCGGAGCCAGCGCTCGTTCGAGTTGGCCCTCGACACGACGCTGGAGCTGCTGGCGGAGAAGGGTTACGCGGGCTTCGCCCTGACGGAGGTCAGCAAGCGGTCGGGAGTGTCCATCGGTTCCATCTACACGCGCGTGGACGGCAGGGACGACCTGCTGCGGGCGGCGCAGTCCAGGTTCCAAGAGCGGATGCTCGCAGAGCACCGCTCGCTTGCGGAGCCCGACCGGTGGGTGGGGGTCCCCCTGGAAGAGTTGCTGCCACGGTTGATCGCAGAGTTCGCAGAATTGCTCGAACGGCAGGGCCGGGTGCTGGGAGCGTTCCTCCAGCGTGGGGCCGTCGATCCAGAGGTGGCTCGGGCGGGCAAAGTGTCGTACTTCGACATCCGGGACCGTTTCATCGGTCTCCTGCTGTCACGGCGGGACGAGATCAGCCACCCCGATCCGGTGCGGGCAGTGGGCTCGTGTTTCACCACGGTCTACGCCGCGTTGGCTCGTGGCCTCGCCCTCGACGTGGCCGTCGAGGCAGCGGAGGGCACAGACATGTCCACCCTGCTGGAGGACCTCGGCGCGATGACCCTGGCCTTCCTGCGCACCGACGCTGCGTAA
- a CDS encoding LacI family DNA-binding transcriptional regulator, with product MPTSTPPPRRTTIYDIARIAGVSHTTVSRYLRFDGQGVRDATKEAISAAIDELGYRPNLAARAMRTRRTGRLAILLPAGQAAGAVRMLVGATEKAHAHGYQIEGVTLDGSAETLAVRMLELAESGMFEGVLSLTPLLADPPGKAPPPTPIVVAAEYDEELRAMGELADATPIAEIIEGLASAGHRTFLHVAGDRDYPTARSRERVYLETVQRLGLHSAGVVGGDWSPETSRRAILDLPAAERVTAVIAANDILAAAAVRGAHERGWRVPDDMVITGWDNNPVGAWLFPALTTVEVDYEELGRRAMHRLVALVRGEAPPEQNGLVATVLWRRSTGHSD from the coding sequence GTGCCCACTTCCACGCCTCCGCCCCGACGCACGACGATCTACGACATCGCACGCATCGCAGGGGTTTCCCACACGACGGTGTCGCGCTACCTGCGCTTCGACGGTCAAGGGGTGCGCGACGCCACCAAGGAAGCGATCAGCGCAGCCATCGATGAGCTCGGCTACCGCCCCAACCTGGCCGCCCGGGCGATGCGGACCCGCCGCACGGGGCGCCTGGCAATCCTCCTGCCCGCCGGGCAGGCCGCCGGCGCTGTGCGGATGCTCGTCGGCGCGACCGAGAAGGCCCACGCCCACGGCTATCAGATCGAAGGTGTCACCCTCGACGGGTCGGCAGAAACGCTTGCCGTCCGCATGCTCGAACTCGCCGAGTCAGGCATGTTCGAAGGGGTGCTCTCCTTGACCCCCCTCCTCGCCGACCCGCCCGGGAAGGCCCCGCCGCCCACCCCCATCGTGGTGGCCGCCGAGTACGACGAAGAGCTGCGCGCCATGGGCGAGCTCGCTGACGCCACTCCCATTGCCGAGATCATCGAAGGGCTGGCCTCCGCAGGGCATCGGACTTTCCTGCACGTGGCCGGCGACCGCGACTACCCGACTGCACGGTCCCGCGAACGGGTTTACCTCGAAACCGTTCAACGCCTCGGCCTGCACTCGGCCGGCGTCGTCGGGGGTGACTGGTCACCGGAGACCAGTCGGCGCGCGATCCTCGACCTGCCCGCCGCTGAGAGAGTCACGGCGGTCATCGCTGCGAACGACATCCTGGCCGCCGCAGCGGTCCGCGGGGCACACGAGCGTGGATGGCGCGTACCCGACGACATGGTGATCACCGGTTGGGACAACAACCCTGTCGGTGCCTGGCTGTTTCCGGCTCTGACTACCGTCGAGGTCGACTACGAGGAGCTCGGCCGCCGGGCCATGCACCGGCTCGTCGCGCTCGTGCGCGGCGAAGCACCCCCGGAACAGAACGGATTGGTCGCAACCGTTCTCTGGCGTCGGTCCACGGGCCATAGTGATTGA
- a CDS encoding carbohydrate ABC transporter permease — MWFVIPAVLVYVAVVIAPNVQGLAYSFTDWDGFGAAASFVGIDNYRHVFADDNAVGSIVNTFVLTLLVTVGQNVIGLLLALGLNSQVKSRYLLRLVFFLPVVLTPIVAGYLWKYLLMPEGTLNAVLGSLGLDGLQQDWLGDPDLVLYAVCAAIVWQGAGYSMVIYLAGLQAVPSEALEAAAMDGAGPVRRTWSITLPLINGAIVVNLLLTVLGNLKQFDTVFSMTSGGPAGASETMATTVYKSAFLYLQYPNALAQGVLLTLVVGVIGFVQYRLTQRKALA; from the coding sequence GTGTGGTTCGTCATCCCGGCCGTGCTGGTCTATGTGGCCGTGGTCATCGCACCGAACGTCCAGGGACTGGCCTATTCGTTCACCGACTGGGACGGCTTCGGCGCGGCCGCGTCCTTCGTCGGCATCGACAACTACCGCCACGTGTTCGCCGACGACAACGCCGTCGGATCCATCGTGAACACGTTCGTACTGACGCTGCTTGTCACCGTCGGCCAGAACGTGATCGGCCTCCTGCTCGCCTTGGGCCTCAACTCACAGGTCAAAAGCCGGTACTTGCTCCGTCTGGTGTTCTTCCTTCCGGTCGTGCTCACCCCGATCGTCGCCGGCTACCTGTGGAAATACCTGCTCATGCCGGAAGGAACACTCAACGCGGTCCTCGGCTCGCTGGGACTGGACGGACTGCAGCAGGACTGGCTCGGTGATCCCGACCTGGTGTTGTACGCGGTCTGCGCGGCGATCGTCTGGCAGGGTGCGGGCTACTCCATGGTCATCTACCTGGCCGGCCTGCAAGCAGTGCCGAGCGAGGCGCTCGAGGCGGCAGCGATGGACGGGGCGGGCCCGGTGCGCCGCACCTGGTCGATCACCCTTCCGCTCATCAACGGTGCCATCGTCGTCAACCTGCTGCTCACCGTGCTGGGCAATCTCAAACAGTTCGACACCGTCTTCTCCATGACCAGCGGAGGGCCCGCCGGAGCCAGCGAAACGATGGCGACGACCGTGTACAAGTCGGCCTTCCTCTACCTGCAGTACCCCAACGCCCTGGCGCAGGGCGTCCTCCTGACCCTTGTCGTGGGGGTCATCGGCTTCGTTCAGTACCGGCTGACGCAACGGAAGGCCCTGGCATGA
- a CDS encoding carbohydrate ABC transporter permease, with amino-acid sequence MNRYTGRTFALELVLIAVAAIFMVPILVLISVALRDPNSTPGFLGFTWPLHFENISTAWTASAMGPSLVNSIVITTVSVALIIVVASAASYTITRRTQRWSRGVFYLFLTGFLFPGQLAMLPLYLTFSKAGLVGNPVTVILIYVAGHMPFTVFLYCAFLRDLPRDYEEAATIDGAGSLRMFWTVVFPLARPVTGTVAILTALGVWNDFLNPLLYLTGGNTRTAPLSVYTFVGEYSANWPLVFSALITSVIPILVAYFLMQRFIMRGFASGLKG; translated from the coding sequence ATGAACCGTTACACGGGGCGAACCTTCGCTCTGGAGCTGGTGCTGATCGCCGTCGCGGCGATCTTCATGGTCCCGATCCTCGTGCTCATCTCGGTGGCGCTGCGGGACCCGAACAGTACGCCGGGCTTCCTCGGCTTCACCTGGCCGCTGCATTTCGAGAACATCTCGACGGCCTGGACCGCGTCGGCCATGGGGCCCAGCCTCGTCAACAGCATCGTGATCACCACGGTTTCCGTCGCCCTCATCATCGTCGTCGCCTCCGCGGCGAGTTACACCATCACCCGGCGGACCCAGCGGTGGTCCCGCGGCGTCTTCTATCTTTTCCTGACCGGGTTCCTCTTCCCCGGGCAACTGGCGATGCTGCCGCTGTACCTGACGTTCTCCAAGGCGGGTCTCGTCGGCAACCCGGTCACGGTGATCCTGATCTACGTCGCCGGCCATATGCCCTTCACCGTCTTCCTGTACTGCGCCTTCCTGAGGGACCTGCCCCGCGACTACGAGGAAGCGGCGACCATCGATGGCGCCGGGTCACTGCGAATGTTCTGGACCGTGGTCTTCCCACTGGCCCGGCCGGTGACCGGCACCGTGGCCATCCTCACGGCCCTGGGGGTGTGGAACGACTTCCTCAACCCGCTGCTGTACCTGACCGGCGGAAACACCAGGACCGCACCACTATCGGTCTACACCTTCGTCGGTGAGTACAGCGCCAACTGGCCGCTCGTGTTCTCGGCCCTGATCACCTCGGTGATCCCCATCCTGGTCGCCTACTTCCTCATGCAGCGCTTCATCATGCGCGGCTTCGCCTCCGGGCTCAAAGGCTGA
- a CDS encoding ABC transporter substrate-binding protein encodes MSSTTKCHTLRAVCAALTMAAALTSCSTANTPSVGGGKQVLTVATNGGSALKAVLAGFEKQNPGIKVVVKDYPQNYREIIGPQLAGGNAPDVIQVPPGGGNNVSAKLAGTRGYYTDLSDTAWAQRVPDSAREQLSTDDGRLVAVPMTLSSIGGIYNQGAMDALKLRVPQTWSEVLKLCKDARSAGKTAYGLGLSDTWTTQMVPYALTASLVYGPEPDFVDHQLEGEATFADSAWSTAMDQYLQMDRAGCFNKSPNGTPYSQVQDAIRAGDTLATVSVAAETGNIAATGPKDLNLTYAAFPATDDPEQTYLPTSVGPAYGINAKSSQRSTAQKLLSYLASPKTQVEHAKQYGDAAAMTGDLPQVTQVAAVVQKFTDVNRTTTWPDRLWPSTTTQPALFDGIQGLFSKQDSVPDVLTDMDDAFDQN; translated from the coding sequence ATGTCATCGACGACAAAGTGCCACACCCTGCGCGCGGTCTGTGCCGCACTGACGATGGCCGCAGCTCTGACCTCCTGCTCCACCGCCAACACCCCGTCAGTCGGGGGCGGCAAGCAGGTCCTGACCGTGGCCACCAACGGCGGATCCGCGCTGAAAGCCGTCCTGGCCGGCTTCGAGAAGCAGAATCCCGGCATCAAGGTGGTCGTCAAGGACTACCCGCAGAACTACCGCGAGATCATCGGCCCTCAGCTGGCGGGCGGCAACGCTCCCGACGTCATCCAGGTGCCACCCGGTGGCGGCAACAACGTCAGCGCGAAGCTCGCCGGCACCAGGGGTTATTACACCGACCTCTCCGACACCGCGTGGGCCCAGCGCGTACCCGACAGCGCACGCGAGCAACTCAGCACGGACGACGGCAGACTCGTCGCAGTGCCGATGACGCTGTCCTCCATCGGGGGTATCTACAACCAGGGAGCCATGGACGCCCTCAAGTTGCGCGTTCCTCAGACCTGGAGTGAGGTCCTCAAGCTCTGCAAGGACGCTCGCTCCGCCGGGAAGACCGCCTACGGGCTGGGTCTGTCCGACACGTGGACCACGCAGATGGTCCCCTATGCCCTGACGGCTTCGCTGGTGTACGGCCCCGAACCGGATTTCGTCGACCATCAACTGGAGGGCGAGGCCACCTTCGCCGACTCCGCCTGGTCCACCGCCATGGACCAGTACCTGCAGATGGACCGCGCCGGCTGCTTCAACAAGAGCCCCAATGGCACGCCCTACTCGCAGGTGCAGGACGCCATCCGGGCCGGAGACACCCTGGCCACGGTGAGCGTCGCCGCCGAAACCGGCAACATCGCCGCCACCGGTCCGAAAGACCTCAATCTCACGTATGCGGCCTTCCCCGCGACCGACGACCCTGAGCAGACCTACCTGCCGACCTCGGTCGGACCGGCGTACGGCATCAATGCGAAGAGCAGTCAGCGGAGTACGGCTCAGAAGCTTCTCTCTTATCTGGCCAGTCCGAAGACACAGGTGGAGCACGCCAAGCAGTACGGTGACGCCGCCGCGATGACGGGCGATCTTCCCCAGGTCACTCAAGTAGCGGCGGTGGTACAGAAGTTCACCGACGTGAACAGGACCACCACCTGGCCGGACCGCCTGTGGCCGAGCACCACCACACAGCCGGCCCTGTTCGACGGCATCCAGGGCCTGTTCAGCAAGCAGGACTCGGTCCCAGACGTCCTGACGGACATGGACGACGCCTTCGATCAGAACTGA